A single region of the Dehalococcoides mccartyi genome encodes:
- a CDS encoding GNAT family N-acetyltransferase produces MVYIFKKIELGELSRNFDTVSQGINITYPFIHPSWQYLWQDCFLPSGRQVCGLVNDGDETIGLVALSINNGIARFIAAGSVFDYLDFVVKPGHQPGYFELLLKLLQQNQVETLELEALTTRSEAYNYLLPLAKKKGFQVICEQADVSPLLELPNDFEIYLAQLEKHQRHELKRKLRRLEEVLTPRLEIETNSENIDILLDQMEESHPEKALFLSSEMRCYFKSLANWLGSQGYLRLAFLKAGDTVLASLFCFDYNNIRYLYNSGYSAEYSHLSVGVLSKVLAVKDAIEKGCDAFDFLRGEEKYKFHLGGKSQPVHKCRIILDSKVQNIG; encoded by the coding sequence ATGGTATATATTTTTAAAAAAATTGAGCTTGGCGAATTGAGCCGTAATTTTGATACTGTCTCACAAGGGATAAATATTACTTATCCGTTTATTCATCCTAGCTGGCAGTATCTCTGGCAAGATTGTTTTTTGCCATCCGGCAGGCAGGTTTGCGGACTGGTTAATGATGGGGATGAAACTATAGGCTTAGTAGCCTTGAGTATAAATAATGGAATTGCCCGTTTTATAGCTGCCGGGAGTGTTTTTGATTATCTGGATTTTGTGGTAAAGCCCGGCCACCAGCCGGGATATTTTGAGCTTCTGCTGAAACTGCTACAGCAAAATCAAGTTGAGACGCTGGAATTGGAGGCACTTACTACCCGGTCTGAAGCTTATAATTACCTGCTGCCGCTGGCTAAAAAGAAAGGGTTTCAGGTAATTTGCGAACAAGCCGATGTTTCTCCGTTGCTTGAGCTGCCGAATGACTTTGAAATATATCTGGCTCAACTAGAAAAACACCAACGCCACGAGCTTAAACGTAAACTCCGCCGTCTTGAGGAAGTTTTAACACCCAGACTGGAAATAGAAACCAACTCTGAAAATATTGATATTTTGCTTGACCAAATGGAAGAAAGTCACCCCGAGAAAGCACTTTTTCTATCTTCTGAAATGCGCTGTTATTTCAAAAGCTTGGCAAACTGGCTTGGTAGTCAGGGTTACCTGCGTTTGGCGTTTCTAAAGGCAGGAGATACTGTTTTGGCAAGCCTGTTTTGCTTTGATTATAATAATATAAGATATTTGTATAACAGCGGTTACAGTGCCGAGTATTCCCACCTAAGCGTGGGTGTGCTTTCCAAGGTTTTGGCTGTCAAAGACGCAATAGAAAAAGGCTGTGATGCCTTTGATTTCCTGCGGGGTGAAGAAAAGTATAAATTTCATTTGGGCGGAAAATCTCAGCCGGTTCACAAGTGCCGGATAATTTTGGATAGTAAGGTGCAAAATATTGGCTAA
- a CDS encoding ArsR/SmtB family transcription factor, with the protein MEKYVNIFKALADEYRLRILSLLFKQECCVCEIQQALGISQTSASRHLQNLHQAGLIKLRRDRLWALYSVDLTGFPPDVNKIMRGLEEMLSQNPLTKADFTRLKSSCRRGNT; encoded by the coding sequence ATGGAAAAATATGTGAATATCTTTAAGGCCCTGGCAGACGAATACCGTCTGCGTATACTAAGTTTGCTGTTCAAGCAGGAGTGCTGTGTCTGTGAAATCCAGCAGGCACTAGGCATAAGCCAAACTTCTGCATCCCGCCACCTGCAAAACCTGCATCAGGCCGGGCTTATAAAACTCCGCCGTGACAGGTTATGGGCACTTTACTCAGTTGATTTAACCGGCTTCCCGCCTGATGTCAATAAAATCATGCGGGGTCTAGAAGAAATGCTATCTCAAAATCCGCTTACTAAGGCGGATTTTACTCGGCTGAAATCCAGTTGCCGGAGAGGTAACACCTGA
- a CDS encoding permease translates to MDFIINLLAGGFSALFEYLSAHVIACLVPAFFIAGAISVFLNPSIVTKYFGSNVNPFVSYSIASVSGFILAVCSCTVLPLFAGIYKRGGGIGPAVTFLYSGPAISILAVSLSAGVLGYDIGFARAAFAIIFSILIGLIMAYLFSKDKPAVSQPAAALPADTAHERPMYQTLIYFGSLIAILIFASAKNIPAFLLALLVLLFSLWRFFNMPQIKEWLSETWRFVKLISPWLIGGIFIAGVLKTLIPTDFITSYVGSNNPISNLIASFSGALLYFATLTEVPIVKAFIDLGMAKGPALALLLSGPAVSLPSFLVIRKILGNKKAFSYIGLVILSSSLAGYIFGIF, encoded by the coding sequence ATGGACTTTATTATCAATCTGCTGGCGGGTGGATTTTCTGCCCTGTTTGAATATCTTTCAGCCCATGTTATAGCCTGTCTGGTGCCGGCATTTTTTATTGCCGGGGCTATTTCAGTATTTTTGAATCCGTCTATAGTAACCAAATATTTCGGCAGTAACGTAAACCCCTTTGTATCATACAGTATAGCCTCTGTATCCGGGTTTATACTGGCAGTGTGTTCCTGTACGGTTTTACCCCTGTTTGCCGGCATTTATAAACGCGGCGGGGGTATCGGCCCAGCAGTCACTTTCCTGTATTCAGGCCCTGCCATAAGCATTTTGGCGGTTTCCTTGTCTGCCGGAGTACTAGGCTATGACATCGGCTTTGCCAGGGCTGCCTTTGCCATCATATTTTCTATACTAATAGGCCTTATCATGGCCTACCTTTTCAGCAAAGATAAACCCGCTGTTTCCCAGCCGGCAGCCGCACTGCCTGCAGATACAGCCCATGAACGCCCCATGTACCAAACCCTTATTTATTTTGGCAGCCTTATCGCCATACTTATATTCGCATCCGCCAAAAATATACCCGCATTTCTGCTTGCTCTTTTAGTATTGCTGTTCAGCCTTTGGCGGTTTTTCAATATGCCGCAGATAAAAGAATGGCTTTCTGAAACTTGGCGTTTTGTAAAGCTGATTTCCCCATGGTTAATAGGCGGTATCTTTATAGCCGGGGTTTTGAAAACCCTTATCCCTACTGATTTTATCACCAGTTACGTGGGCAGCAATAACCCCATTTCAAACCTTATTGCTTCATTCTCAGGTGCTCTGCTATATTTTGCCACCCTGACCGAAGTACCCATAGTCAAGGCCTTTATTGATTTGGGTATGGCCAAAGGCCCGGCACTGGCTTTGCTGCTGTCAGGGCCGGCTGTCTCTCTCCCCAGTTTTTTAGTTATCCGCAAAATATTGGGCAATAAAAAGGCATTTTCCTATATAGGGTTGGTGATACTAAGTTCAAGTTTAGCCGGGTATATATTTGGGATATTTTAA
- a CDS encoding thioredoxin family protein — translation MIIKILGTGCAKCNKLEEMAKEAVLELGLSAQIVKIKDIDKISAYPILMTPALVIDEKVVISGKLPTKEEMLKIILSASK, via the coding sequence ATGATAATCAAGATATTAGGTACAGGTTGTGCCAAGTGCAACAAACTGGAGGAAATGGCCAAAGAAGCCGTACTGGAACTGGGGTTGTCAGCTCAAATAGTAAAAATAAAAGATATAGATAAAATATCCGCTTATCCTATACTGATGACTCCGGCTTTGGTTATAGATGAAAAAGTAGTTATCTCCGGTAAACTGCCTACTAAAGAAGAAATGCTGAAAATCATACTATCAGCTTCTAAATAA
- a CDS encoding DivIVA domain-containing protein codes for MAGNNPNIFNIKDNEFNIIQKGLDPEQVKSFVENLLSENGRLSTELGKLKEQAEHLDSLKRLADATVVEADKIAVTIKEEAISKAKAESDSLLAKAEEKAKKVYEQIYRQLNTLKQQVNSLDKDFDFKSEGEAAVVELAHSATKETNKSEPDDFMAKAVATSDIIESTTQEVIVRDKEIELEILPPVDAVKITKIMDQLENASEVEVVELIPRPNHPVIIVYENKPNSLLDVLKKLSMVGKVNEIPASPNGSGIVRRKYEISLAANAVK; via the coding sequence ATGGCTGGAAACAACCCTAATATATTTAACATAAAAGATAACGAATTTAATATAATCCAAAAGGGTCTGGATCCTGAGCAGGTAAAATCCTTCGTTGAGAATCTGCTTTCAGAAAACGGCCGCCTTTCAACTGAATTGGGAAAGCTGAAAGAACAGGCTGAGCATCTGGATTCTTTAAAAAGGCTGGCGGATGCAACTGTTGTGGAGGCTGATAAAATTGCGGTTACGATTAAAGAAGAGGCTATAAGCAAAGCTAAAGCGGAGTCTGACAGTTTGCTTGCCAAGGCTGAGGAAAAAGCTAAAAAAGTATATGAACAGATTTATCGCCAGTTGAATACTCTGAAACAGCAGGTAAACAGTCTGGATAAAGATTTTGATTTTAAGTCTGAAGGTGAAGCCGCGGTTGTTGAACTTGCACATTCTGCAACCAAAGAAACCAATAAGAGTGAGCCGGATGATTTTATGGCCAAAGCGGTTGCTACCTCGGATATTATAGAATCCACTACTCAGGAAGTAATTGTACGGGATAAAGAAATAGAACTGGAAATATTGCCGCCGGTAGATGCAGTAAAAATTACCAAAATAATGGACCAACTGGAAAACGCCAGTGAGGTTGAAGTGGTGGAATTGATACCCCGCCCCAATCACCCTGTAATTATTGTATACGAAAATAAACCCAACAGCCTGTTGGATGTGCTTAAGAAATTGAGTATGGTAGGCAAGGTAAATGAAATTCCTGCCAGTCCGAACGGGAGTGGAATTGTACGCCGTAAATATGAGATATCTCTAGCAGCAAACGCTGTTAAGTAA
- a CDS encoding MDR family MFS transporter, with amino-acid sequence MNSFWFSPSYLKTRLKTGLIDRFDRGVWILTLIGLINSAAFSLSLPFISLYLYQERGLSMTQVGLVILLSGFASAIIQMIAGALADTFGRKPVMLLTSVASAVIYGAMTIFIGFDVPVMMIILTYILLRCALMATRPASQAMIADLTPKDRLTETYGIVRIGNNLGWAIGPMLGGFLLIGLPYAYLFGVGAIVCLITLYIISKYIKESISNSVEWVSLTKIFSAGKDRAFLWFTILSILLFIVVGQFISTLSVFTVDRLHFSEADYGMLLTLNGLMVFALQLPVTRILHNVSKSHVVVMGSLIYAAGYLMFAWTSSLGMAFLAMSVITMGEIVFAPTTLAVVGDLSPPQQRGRYMGFYGLSEMLGFSLGPMVGGALLDAHPDSALSVWGTLAALALLSAVGFYIWGRLIRKTVSLNGQSLSRY; translated from the coding sequence ATGAATTCTTTTTGGTTTTCTCCATCATACTTGAAAACCCGTCTAAAGACAGGGTTGATAGACCGCTTTGACCGCGGGGTTTGGATACTGACCCTTATCGGGTTGATAAACAGTGCCGCATTTTCCCTGTCACTGCCGTTTATTTCGCTATACCTCTACCAGGAACGGGGACTTTCCATGACTCAAGTAGGTTTGGTTATCCTGCTTAGCGGATTTGCATCGGCTATTATCCAGATGATTGCAGGAGCTTTGGCGGATACTTTCGGGAGAAAACCGGTGATGCTGTTAACTTCAGTTGCCAGTGCCGTTATCTACGGGGCTATGACGATATTTATCGGGTTTGATGTACCCGTTATGATGATTATTCTAACCTATATACTGCTGCGTTGTGCTTTAATGGCTACCCGCCCTGCTTCACAGGCTATGATTGCAGACCTTACCCCCAAAGACCGTCTGACGGAAACTTACGGAATAGTACGTATTGGTAACAACCTGGGATGGGCTATTGGGCCGATGCTGGGGGGATTTTTGCTCATCGGGCTTCCTTATGCCTATCTGTTTGGCGTGGGGGCAATCGTTTGCCTAATAACCTTGTATATAATTTCAAAATATATCAAAGAATCCATATCAAATTCGGTGGAATGGGTCAGCCTGACCAAAATATTTTCGGCCGGCAAGGACAGGGCATTTCTCTGGTTTACCATTTTGAGCATACTTTTATTCATAGTAGTAGGGCAATTTATCAGTACCCTTTCTGTTTTTACAGTTGACCGCCTGCACTTTTCGGAGGCTGATTATGGCATGCTGCTTACTTTGAATGGGCTGATGGTGTTTGCCCTGCAATTACCGGTTACCCGGATTTTGCATAACGTCTCTAAGTCGCATGTAGTAGTCATGGGCAGTTTGATTTATGCTGCCGGGTATCTGATGTTTGCCTGGACATCCAGTCTTGGTATGGCTTTCCTGGCTATGAGTGTTATCACTATGGGCGAAATAGTTTTTGCACCTACTACTCTGGCGGTGGTTGGAGATCTTTCTCCGCCCCAGCAGAGGGGAAGATATATGGGATTTTATGGTTTATCCGAAATGCTGGGGTTTTCACTTGGCCCTATGGTAGGCGGTGCTTTGCTTGATGCTCACCCTGACAGTGCTTTATCGGTTTGGGGTACTCTGGCGGCTCTGGCTTTGCTTTCGGCTGTGGGTTTTTATATCTGGGGTAGATTAATTCGTAAGACCGTCAGTCTTAATGGACAGTCTCTAAGCCGCTATTAA
- a CDS encoding 4Fe-4S binding protein, with protein MFKNPFKHLSAAIAGFFLAVTILLSTPNPILACDISILPAVPSGASGSEISLTVNVALTHRVCTVPISQTDITLTNMTLVSQTDWNKINNSLYQATLIVKLGNSGTGTITVVRECTKGGDTASVKITIQSASADVSVALPSDTIPAVTDPPDENLIPTILPADIINTQTNTPAEQELGWMEAIYQALSEPYMLAYIALMSAGTISFLKGWRKNRPILMAVSLFYLGFFVGGCPCAIGSLQSVLLHTGEMKIYMVQYILLFIPVITTLFWGRIFCGWVCPMGALQNFIYRKETGIKINAKLNHYLGFIKYIFLFALIAAVLITGTTVFAHIDPFKALFNFDFNWFTGIFLGLVLTGSIFISGFWCRYLCPLGAFLGLLSKLSYFKLKFGTSCKHCGICQKTYCEYGVINGSGKELKLDNSECVRCGECLKRCPKNAVKLSHNRVILISGIPNPVSQEIISKEEFKPDLLKSPSFGSEP; from the coding sequence ATGTTCAAAAATCCTTTTAAACACCTTTCTGCCGCAATTGCAGGATTTTTTCTGGCGGTAACAATTCTGCTGTCCACACCTAATCCCATACTAGCCTGTGATATATCTATTTTACCAGCAGTGCCTAGCGGTGCAAGCGGCAGCGAAATAAGCCTTACGGTAAATGTGGCATTGACCCACCGTGTCTGCACAGTGCCAATCAGCCAGACAGATATCACCCTGACCAATATGACACTGGTCAGCCAAACCGACTGGAACAAAATAAATAATTCGCTCTATCAAGCCACTTTGATAGTCAAGCTGGGAAACAGCGGAACAGGTACAATCACGGTGGTACGGGAATGCACCAAAGGAGGAGATACTGCCAGTGTAAAAATAACCATACAGTCTGCATCGGCAGATGTATCTGTAGCTTTGCCGTCAGATACCATTCCCGCAGTGACTGACCCTCCGGATGAAAATCTAATACCCACCATACTACCCGCAGACATTATAAATACGCAGACAAATACTCCTGCCGAACAAGAACTGGGATGGATGGAAGCGATATATCAGGCATTAAGTGAGCCGTACATGCTAGCTTATATAGCCCTTATGTCGGCCGGTACTATCAGTTTTCTGAAAGGCTGGCGGAAAAACCGCCCTATTCTGATGGCGGTTTCATTATTTTATCTGGGTTTTTTTGTGGGAGGCTGTCCCTGTGCCATTGGTTCGCTTCAAAGTGTACTCTTGCATACCGGGGAAATGAAGATTTATATGGTTCAGTACATACTTCTCTTTATCCCCGTAATTACCACTCTTTTCTGGGGAAGAATATTTTGCGGCTGGGTATGCCCAATGGGAGCACTGCAAAATTTTATCTACCGGAAAGAAACGGGCATAAAGATAAACGCAAAGCTGAACCATTATCTTGGTTTTATAAAATATATATTTTTATTCGCCCTTATAGCTGCGGTACTGATAACAGGTACCACAGTGTTTGCTCATATAGACCCGTTCAAAGCCCTTTTCAATTTTGATTTCAACTGGTTTACCGGGATTTTTCTAGGTCTAGTTCTCACGGGGTCTATCTTTATATCCGGTTTTTGGTGCCGCTATTTATGCCCGTTGGGGGCATTTCTGGGACTGTTGAGCAAACTATCATATTTCAAACTAAAGTTTGGCACTTCCTGCAAACATTGCGGCATTTGCCAAAAAACGTATTGCGAATACGGAGTTATAAACGGCAGCGGCAAAGAGCTTAAATTAGATAATTCGGAATGCGTACGCTGCGGAGAGTGTTTAAAGCGCTGCCCTAAAAATGCAGTCAAACTCAGCCATAACAGGGTAATCCTGATTTCAGGTATCCCCAACCCCGTGTCCCAAGAAATCATCTCCAAGGAAGAGTTCAAGCCAGATCTTTTAAAAAGCCCTTCATTCGGCTCTGAGCCATAG
- a CDS encoding HPP family protein, with protein sequence MQLNYLKRVYRYLQKQIRELKTHWKLYVFQSFLATLVLFIIALTLSIENAVVIASIASTAFIVFTQPSSPPAVPRRIFWGHILGFCIGCLVNLIPHHCMLTDALVYAMAVGFCIFLMVVMNLKHAPAAGTALGVAITGFSPGVFIAVVTSALVLSMAQSRMKGFLKDLA encoded by the coding sequence ATGCAGCTTAATTATCTAAAAAGGGTTTACCGTTATCTGCAAAAGCAGATACGTGAACTTAAAACACACTGGAAGCTGTATGTTTTTCAAAGCTTTCTGGCCACGCTTGTACTCTTTATAATAGCCTTGACCCTTAGTATAGAAAATGCGGTAGTCATTGCTTCCATTGCTTCTACCGCCTTCATTGTCTTTACTCAACCCAGTTCCCCTCCGGCAGTACCACGCCGCATATTCTGGGGACATATACTGGGTTTTTGTATTGGTTGTCTGGTAAATTTGATACCTCACCACTGTATGCTGACAGATGCCCTTGTTTATGCTATGGCAGTGGGGTTTTGTATTTTCCTGATGGTAGTTATGAACTTGAAACATGCCCCGGCGGCCGGTACGGCACTGGGTGTGGCTATAACCGGATTTAGCCCCGGGGTATTTATTGCAGTGGTTACCAGTGCCCTGGTACTGTCTATGGCTCAGAGCCGAATGAAGGGCTTTTTAAAAGATCTGGCTTGA
- a CDS encoding ACT domain-containing protein yields the protein MMIKQVSVFVENKPGRLSAILKAMDKSKINIRALSVSETDEFGIVRMILDNPDNGAEALKAAGFTSRTDMMVTAEIPDIPSGLLKTVVEPLSKADINIDYFYAFLDSTPGKARIVLKVSNPEKAETILA from the coding sequence ATGATGATAAAACAGGTTTCCGTTTTTGTGGAAAATAAACCAGGGCGGCTGTCTGCCATACTTAAGGCTATGGATAAATCAAAAATAAATATCCGGGCATTATCCGTCAGCGAAACAGACGAGTTTGGAATTGTGCGTATGATTCTGGATAATCCGGATAACGGGGCTGAAGCCCTGAAAGCCGCTGGATTCACCAGCCGTACTGATATGATGGTTACCGCTGAGATCCCGGATATTCCCAGCGGACTTTTAAAAACAGTAGTTGAGCCTCTCAGCAAGGCAGATATAAATATAGATTATTTTTACGCCTTTTTGGACTCCACACCGGGTAAGGCCAGGATTGTACTTAAGGTAAGCAACCCGGAAAAGGCGGAGACAATTTTAGCCTGA
- a CDS encoding phenylacetate--CoA ligase family protein, with the protein MVIRNPEYETLPRQQLDLLQLKRLKETVSYIYERNTFYRQSMNKLGVKPADIKTLKDIARLPFTSKEDFRQNYPFGLCCVPKNEISRIQSSSGTTGKPVIAPYTAKDVDTWAELVARSLSCAGVVPEDILQNAYGYGLFTGGLGIHYGAEKMGVAVVPASTGNTKRQLMLLQDLGTTVITCTPSYALIMYEAGSEMGLDFHNSSLKLGIMGAEPWSENMRREIETKLGITALNIYGLTEITGPGVAMECPEKCGLHIWEDNFLVEIINPETGEVLPYGQKGELVITTINKEAQPVLRFRTKDITSLMPEKCGCGRTMVRMSQITGRSDDMIRVRGVSVFPSQIESVLLTVEGIEPHYQIIVDRHNAFASDELEIWVEVSEGIFSDEMSRLNALQKKLQAELDSVLGIRAKIKLVESRTLARTEGKAKRIIDRSELPENR; encoded by the coding sequence GTGGTTATACGTAACCCCGAATATGAAACGCTGCCCAGACAGCAGCTGGACCTGCTGCAGTTGAAAAGGCTTAAAGAAACAGTCTCTTATATCTATGAAAGAAATACGTTTTACCGCCAGAGTATGAACAAATTGGGGGTAAAACCCGCAGATATTAAAACCCTGAAAGATATTGCCCGGCTGCCTTTCACCAGTAAAGAAGATTTCCGTCAGAATTATCCTTTCGGGTTATGCTGTGTGCCAAAAAATGAGATATCCCGTATTCAATCCTCTTCTGGCACTACAGGTAAACCGGTAATCGCCCCCTATACTGCTAAAGATGTGGATACCTGGGCTGAACTGGTAGCCCGCTCCTTAAGCTGCGCCGGTGTTGTGCCAGAAGATATCCTGCAAAATGCCTACGGGTACGGACTTTTTACCGGCGGTTTGGGTATTCATTACGGGGCGGAGAAAATGGGGGTGGCGGTAGTTCCAGCTTCTACCGGCAACACAAAACGGCAGCTTATGCTGCTTCAGGATTTAGGTACCACCGTGATTACCTGCACCCCGTCTTATGCTCTGATAATGTATGAAGCCGGTAGCGAAATGGGACTGGATTTCCATAATTCGTCGCTCAAGCTTGGCATTATGGGTGCCGAGCCATGGAGTGAAAATATGCGCCGTGAGATAGAAACCAAACTGGGTATTACTGCCCTGAATATATATGGCTTGACTGAAATAACCGGACCGGGTGTAGCTATGGAATGTCCCGAGAAGTGCGGCTTACACATCTGGGAGGATAATTTTCTGGTCGAAATAATAAACCCTGAAACAGGTGAAGTGCTTCCGTATGGCCAGAAAGGTGAACTGGTAATCACTACCATCAATAAAGAGGCCCAGCCGGTACTGCGTTTCAGGACAAAAGATATTACCAGTCTGATGCCCGAAAAATGCGGCTGCGGCAGGACTATGGTACGTATGTCCCAAATTACCGGCCGCAGTGATGACATGATACGGGTTAGAGGTGTTTCAGTATTCCCCTCGCAGATTGAGAGTGTATTGCTTACTGTAGAGGGTATCGAACCCCATTACCAGATAATAGTGGACAGACACAATGCCTTTGCCTCGGACGAATTGGAAATATGGGTGGAGGTTTCCGAAGGCATTTTCTCTGATGAGATGTCCCGCTTGAATGCCCTTCAGAAAAAACTTCAGGCCGAACTGGATAGTGTGCTGGGGATACGCGCCAAAATAAAACTGGTTGAATCGCGTACCCTAGCCAGAACTGAAGGCAAGGCAAAAAGGATTATTGACCGTTCCGAATTACCTGAAAACAGGTAG